A window of Sphingobacterium kitahiroshimense genomic DNA:
TCGGTATCGCTTTTCAGATAAAAGATGATTTATTTGATTTTGGAGTCGACGATGTGGGCAAGCCACTCGGTAATGATATCAAAGAGAAAAAAATGACTCTACCACTGATATATGCATTGAGTCAAGCGGACAAATCAGAAAAAAGAAGAATCATCAATCTGGTAAAAAACCATAATGATGACAATAAAAAAGTAGCAGAAGTCATCGCGTTTGTAAGACAAAGTGGTGGATTGGAATATGCAACAGAAAAAATGTTGGATTACCAAAAAGATGCTTTTAAAATATTAGATGAATTTCCTGATAATGAATATAAAACAGGGTTACTACAACTTGTCAAATTTACAACTGAAAGAAAAAAATAGAAAATGAGTCACGAGATCATGTTTTTTGGAGGATTTTTAATCTTCATTATTTTAATGTTAGCGATCGATTTAGGAGTGTTTTCGAAAGGAGACAAAACTGTATCCCTAAAAAGTGCCGCCATCATGAGTATAATCTGGGTATTATTAGCATTAGGCTTCTACTGGGTGTTACGTCACTATGGCCATGAATTACACAACATTCAAGATCTAGATCATCTGCAACAAGTCATCAAAGCTCATCTGCATGACGTTAAAATCATACCTGGAGATCTGGAAGGAAGCATTGCGTTATACAATAATAACCTAGCCCTAGAATTTATAACAGGCTATGTAGTAGAATATGCCCTTTCTGTCGATAATATCTTCGTTATGGTGCTCTTATTTTCATCTTTTGGTATTCCAGAACGTTACTACCATAAAGTATTGGTATGGGGCGTAATTGGAGCCGTATTAATGCGTTTCATATTCATCTTCTTAGGAGCAGCATTGATTACAAAATTCGGGTGGATCTTATACATCTTCGGAGGATTCTTATTGATTACCGGTATTAAGATGTTCTTAAATAGAAATCAAGAGGAAGAAGTGGATCCACAAAACCATCCTGTGGTAAAATTTGCATCTAAATATTTTAAGGTAACGCCTAAATTAGATGGTGGTCACTTTTTCCATATTGAAAATGGTGTCAAATATATGACACCTTTATTCTTGGTTCTGCTGGTAATTGAATTTACCGATTTGATTTTTGCTGTAGATTCTATTCCAGCGATCTTCTCGGTAACAAAAGATGCATACGTCGTATTTTTCTCTAATATCTTCGCGGTATTAGGATTGCGTTCTATGTTCTTCTTACTGGTTAATATCATTCACAAATTCCATTACTTGAAGGTAGGATTAGCATTTTTACTAATCTTCATTGGATTAAAAATGTTACTGCATCACTGGTTGGTACAAATTGGTTTTTCAACATCACATTCATTGATTATTATCGTCAGTATTTTGGTGATCAGTGTCGTCGCGTCATTGGTATTTCCTAAAAAACCAGATCTCAAAATAGAAAATTAATAAAAAACGGGGCTTTAAAAGCCCCGTTTTTTTGTTAAGCACAATTTTATTACAATCAAATTGTAAGAATGTCATGATGGTAAATGAATTTATTTTTAATTTAGCATCATAAAATCATTAACTTTTAAAAAATGAATTGGAATAAATCACTCGTATTGGCAGCATCACTATTTGCAGCTTCATTACAAGTAGTACAGGCTCAGGATAATTTAATCAATGCCTTAAAAACAAATCAAAATGATAACAGTAAGGCTGGCTTCACTTTTACCGAAATCATTAATCTAAAAAATACTTCGATCAAAAACCAAGGTTCTTCCGGTACTTGTTGGTCATATTCTGGGAATTCATTCCTCGAGTCTGAAATGATCCGTATGGGAAAAGAACCTGTAGAAATTTCACAGATTTTCTCTGCTCGTAATACTTATTTAGGAAAAGCAAAAAACTACGTGCGTTTACACGGCGGATTATCTTTAGGCGAGGGTGGACAATTTCATGATGTTTTAAATGCGTTCCGCCACTATGGTGCTTTGCCACAAACAGAGTACACAGGCCTACACTATGGATCTGATAAAAACAACTTTGGTGAAATGACCAATATGTTGGATGCCATGTTAGCTACTTTTGTAAAAAGCAAAACGTTAACTCCAAACTGGGAAAAAGCGTACACTGCCGCAATGGATTCGTACCTAGGTGAAGTCCCTAAAAACTTCCAATACAAAGGTAAAAGCTATACACCACGTACATTTGCTGATCAAGTAATTGGTATTAACCCTGATGAATATGTCGGTATTGCTTCTGTTACAGATCAACCTTACTACAATAAATTTGTATTATTGATTCCTGATAACTGGTCATTTGATAATTTTTATAATGTTCAAATCAATGACCTAACTGATATCATTGATAATGCATTGAATAATGGTTATACAGTAGCTTGGGCAACAGATGTTTCTGAGAAAAGCTTTAGCTGGAAAAATGGTGTGGCGTATGTCCCTGCAAAACCATTCGAGCAAATGACCCCACAAGAACAACAAGAAATGTTTGTTGGACCAAAACCTGAGGCTAAAATTACAGCTGAACAAAGACAGACTGCTTTCGACAACTACCAAACAACTGATGATCACGGTATGCACATCGTTGGATTAGCCAAAGATCAAACAGGTAAAGAGTATTATATCGTTAAAAACTCTTGGGGTGTGACAAACGATTATAAAGGTTACTTGTATGTCACAAAAGAGTTTGTTCGTTACAAAACAACATCACTTTTAGTTCATAAAGACGGAATTCAAAAAGGTTTAAAGTCCAAAATGAAGATCTAGGCTTATAAAAAGCACCATTCTACAAATAGGTTACAGAAATAAATTTCTGTAACCTATTTTTTTTACAATTTTATTACATAACTTTAATTTCAAGAAATGATTAAGTGAGCAACTTCTTAGAGACTGGTTATGAAAAAGATATTATTATTCCTCCTTATTTTACCCTTTGCCGTTATAGGTCAAGAAAAAGGAATAACATTTGAGCACGGATTGAACTGGAGCCAAATTAAAGAAAAAGCAAAAAAAGAAAACAAATTTATCTTTGTGGATTTGTTTACTACCTGGTGTGGTCCTTGTAAATACATGAGTGCTAGTGTATTTCCACAAACAAAAGTGGGAGATTTCTTCAATTCTAAATTTGTTAACGCCAAAATCCAAATGGATAAAACGGACAAGGATAGTGAAGAAGTGAAAGCATGGTATGAAGAAGCCGAACGGTTCGGTAAAGACTACAAAATTGCCGCATATCCTACCTTCTTAATTTTCAATCCTCAAGGTGAACTTGTGCACCGTATGGTCGGAGGTGGCGATGCTGATGAATTCATTGAGCGGAGTAAAGATGCTTTAAAACCTGAAACACAGTATTATGCTTTGTTAAAAGCGTTTAACGAGAATCCAACAGATTTAGCCTTAGCGCACCGAATGGTTAGAGCTGCGAACACAGCTTATGATGAAGCTACTGTGACACAAGCTGAAGATATCATTATCTCCCATACCAAACCTGAAAATTTAACGAAAGAATGTGCTGCCTATCTCGTGGCAAACACACGCACATCCCGATCTAAAGCTTTCGAGCTACTACGGGATAATCCTGAAAAAATTGATGCTTTATTAGAAAAAAACGGCGCGGCAAATCGTGTACTTGCCACTGTGGCCATCAATGAAGTATTAGGAACTAAAATCGATTTCAATACAGAACCTAATTGGGAAGCTTTAAAAACAGAAATTTCCGACAAATACGCAAATATCAATTTTGACCCAATCTTCAAATTGATGAAGGCACAGTATTATGTACAATCGCGTAATTGGTCTTCTTTAACAAATATTGTTGACAGCTATTTAACATCAGAAGATCTAAATTCAAATCAATTGAATAGTTATGCTTGGGAAATTTTTGAAAACAGTACCGATGCGGCATGTTTAGACGCAGCTTTAAAATGGAGCAAAAGAGCTGTAGAACAAGATGTAAAAAGCGCATACTTAGACACCTATGCCAATCTACTGTATAAAAAAGGAGATAAGATAAATGCTATAAAATGGC
This region includes:
- a CDS encoding aminopeptidase C, yielding MNWNKSLVLAASLFAASLQVVQAQDNLINALKTNQNDNSKAGFTFTEIINLKNTSIKNQGSSGTCWSYSGNSFLESEMIRMGKEPVEISQIFSARNTYLGKAKNYVRLHGGLSLGEGGQFHDVLNAFRHYGALPQTEYTGLHYGSDKNNFGEMTNMLDAMLATFVKSKTLTPNWEKAYTAAMDSYLGEVPKNFQYKGKSYTPRTFADQVIGINPDEYVGIASVTDQPYYNKFVLLIPDNWSFDNFYNVQINDLTDIIDNALNNGYTVAWATDVSEKSFSWKNGVAYVPAKPFEQMTPQEQQEMFVGPKPEAKITAEQRQTAFDNYQTTDDHGMHIVGLAKDQTGKEYYIVKNSWGVTNDYKGYLYVTKEFVRYKTTSLLVHKDGIQKGLKSKMKI
- a CDS encoding TerC/Alx family metal homeostasis membrane protein produces the protein MSHEIMFFGGFLIFIILMLAIDLGVFSKGDKTVSLKSAAIMSIIWVLLALGFYWVLRHYGHELHNIQDLDHLQQVIKAHLHDVKIIPGDLEGSIALYNNNLALEFITGYVVEYALSVDNIFVMVLLFSSFGIPERYYHKVLVWGVIGAVLMRFIFIFLGAALITKFGWILYIFGGFLLITGIKMFLNRNQEEEVDPQNHPVVKFASKYFKVTPKLDGGHFFHIENGVKYMTPLFLVLLVIEFTDLIFAVDSIPAIFSVTKDAYVVFFSNIFAVLGLRSMFFLLVNIIHKFHYLKVGLAFLLIFIGLKMLLHHWLVQIGFSTSHSLIIIVSILVISVVASLVFPKKPDLKIEN
- a CDS encoding thioredoxin family protein, which encodes MKKILLFLLILPFAVIGQEKGITFEHGLNWSQIKEKAKKENKFIFVDLFTTWCGPCKYMSASVFPQTKVGDFFNSKFVNAKIQMDKTDKDSEEVKAWYEEAERFGKDYKIAAYPTFLIFNPQGELVHRMVGGGDADEFIERSKDALKPETQYYALLKAFNENPTDLALAHRMVRAANTAYDEATVTQAEDIIISHTKPENLTKECAAYLVANTRTSRSKAFELLRDNPEKIDALLEKNGAANRVLATVAINEVLGTKIDFNTEPNWEALKTEISDKYANINFDPIFKLMKAQYYVQSRNWSSLTNIVDSYLTSEDLNSNQLNSYAWEIFENSTDAACLDAALKWSKRAVEQDVKSAYLDTYANLLYKKGDKINAIKWQEEALSLATEGEQDNYQDTLAKMKSDIPTWNL